The DNA window ATCCGGATTATCGCTGGGTGGGCAATGAGGATGGGCTTGCGCCATGGCCGTGCGAAAGCGTCGTCGACCGCGCACCGACATCGATATTGTCGAATATCGAAGAGAGGACGGGGAAACGATATCTCCCCGCCGAATGCGATGTGACGATGCGAGAGCGCAACTGGTTCTACAGCGATGCCGATGAGCATACGGTGAAATCGCTCGATGAACTTATAGGAATGTATTACTATTCCGTCGGGAGAAATGCGAATCTCCTTCTCAACATCGGTCCCGACCGCCGCGGGCGTCTGCCGGACAAGGATGCATCGCGTCTCCTGGAATTCGGTGCCGAGATAAAGCGGCGATTCGCTTCTCCGACAGCATCTATCGCGGATTGTTCGGTCACCGGAACGCGTGTCGAGTATAAGCGTTCGGATACCGTGCTCATCGATCACGTCGTTCTCGGCGAGGATATTCCCCAAGGCGAGCAGGTGAAGCGATTCTCCATTCGCGTCATGCCGCCGAAGACGGACCGCGAAGAGAAGATGATAACCGTATACGAAGGAAAGAATATCGGACATAAGGCGATTTGCCGTTTCCCAGCGGTCAGGACCAGACGCATCATCATCGATATCCATGAGGCGGACGGTGATGTTCATGTGGTACGCTGCGATATCATAGGAAGCTC is part of the Spirochaetota bacterium genome and encodes:
- a CDS encoding alpha-L-fucosidase translates to MDSTLPTEKQIDFQNWEFGIFIHFGIRTFYEGWKDMDKRPMEAVKFDPSALDCRQWVKTAHDAGARYMVFTAKHHDGFANWPSKYTKFSVASSPWKNGKGDVLREYTDACREFGIHPGLYYSPYDHTSPVYNDPKAYDDYFIDQISEILTGYGDIDMLWLDGCGSEKHTYDWKRIIGEIRRMQRGIRIFSLGDPDYRWVGNEDGLAPWPCESVVDRAPTSILSNIEERTGKRYLPAECDVTMRERNWFYSDADEHTVKSLDELIGMYYYSVGRNANLLLNIGPDRRGRLPDKDASRLLEFGAEIKRRFASPTASIADCSVTGTRVEYKRSDTVLIDHVVLGEDIPQGEQVKRFSIRVMPPKTDREEKMITVYEGKNIGHKAICRFPAVRTRRIIIDIHEADGDVHVVRCDIIGSSGERT